Proteins from a single region of Geothrix sp. PMB-07:
- a CDS encoding phage BR0599 family protein, with the protein MTLASRENSVHDGAPVEFYLFVRGGNRWLYTSDAEPVTTVDGTFQPATIRRNAPSLGKEEKHSTLQLEVARDFPVAMLFRGGAPGSSIWVSVGRLHRGETETEWIWQGKVRGVSWTGSRTQIQCDPTDKALGRATLRLSYGYSCGRRLYSCGVSEAEWTRDAVITSISSDGMTLVADLFGTQADGWWVRGEAYHLDLDARQEIISHVGNSVGLRFPLVGAKAGDALKVVRGCDHLWKRADGSWGDCHSVFNNAANYGGEPFVGDKNPFKTGLDG; encoded by the coding sequence TTGACGTTGGCCAGCCGCGAAAACTCTGTCCATGATGGCGCCCCCGTTGAGTTCTACCTCTTCGTCAGGGGGGGCAACCGGTGGCTTTATACGAGCGATGCAGAGCCTGTCACAACTGTTGATGGCACTTTCCAGCCCGCGACCATTCGCCGCAATGCTCCGAGCCTTGGGAAGGAGGAAAAGCATTCGACCCTCCAGCTTGAGGTGGCTCGTGATTTCCCGGTTGCCATGTTGTTCCGTGGGGGCGCCCCCGGAAGTTCCATCTGGGTGTCTGTGGGGCGCCTCCATCGCGGTGAGACCGAGACGGAATGGATATGGCAGGGAAAGGTCCGAGGGGTGTCGTGGACGGGCTCGCGGACTCAGATTCAATGCGATCCGACGGACAAGGCCCTCGGCCGGGCTACGCTGCGCCTTTCCTATGGATACAGCTGCGGGCGACGGCTCTACAGCTGTGGTGTCTCGGAGGCCGAGTGGACCCGTGATGCGGTCATAACCTCCATCAGTTCGGATGGGATGACTCTGGTCGCGGATCTCTTCGGGACACAGGCGGACGGCTGGTGGGTGCGGGGAGAGGCCTACCACCTGGACCTTGACGCCCGTCAGGAGATCATCAGCCATGTTGGCAATTCAGTCGGCTTGCGATTTCCGCTGGTTGGTGCGAAGGCTGGAGATGCTCTGAAGGTCGTTCGCGGGTGCGATCACCTCTGGAAACGAGCCGATGGCTCATGGGGAGATTGTCACAGCGTCTTCAATAACGCTGCGAATTACGGCGGTGAGCCGTTTGTTGGCGATAAGAACCCCTTCAAGACTGGGCTGGACGGCTGA